The genomic region GGATTTAGATCATTCACAAGTAACAACTCAGTTTGAACTAGCTTAATTACGATGCAAGTGACATTTTTCAGTTGCCGATAATGAAGGTTTCCATCATCATTCTGACAGAATATAAGCTTTTGTCTTCTTATCATTCATGCCAATCACTTGCATCTTCCGTGACAGGAGCTACAAATTTACAGCAGGACGAAGGCAACATCAAACATGAGTCGCACTTCGTCTTCAATAGGTTCATGTATTATTGTTCATAAGATATCTTAACATAATGCATTTTAAAGAAACTAAAACTAGAACGAAAGGTGAAAGGAAATTAGCAAATCATGACATGAAGGAAACTAGTgggaagaataaaaaaatccatattTTTGACTCAATATATCTAGAAATTTGTTATGTTATATTCATCGTCCAAATACTCAGTGAAGTATTAATGTGAATTCCAATTTCTTCAAGCTTAAAAGATGAACCGAAGAATCCCTTTTGTATTAAAATCAACCACAAGACTTGAAAAGATCTTCACTTCAATCTCTTTCCATAGGACAAAGAGAGATCCATGTTGGATTTTTCAGAAAATTGTATACAGAAGTTTCCTATATGACAGTAAAACTACAAATTAAGCCACACAAGGCTACAAGGTCTTCAACAAATAATACatttactaaaaaatttaattcaaaacaaaCTTAGAGATCTTTCTCATGCTTGATTGGTGATTTTCTATATGACTGTAAAACTACAAATTAAGCCACACAACGCTACGAGGTCTTCAACAAATaatacattttcttaaaaacttaATTCAAAACAAACTTAGAGATATTCTCATACTCGATTGGTGATTCTTCGGGCCCTGACTAGTCTAGATTGACTCTACCTTCTTTTTATTGAACTGCTTACATACTAAAGGTAGTGAACTTTTTGCATTCTGATCATTGTAGTTAATATGGTTTTTTACCATTAGTTTTGATGATTCTAACACTTTAGATTTTAGATATTATTCtagaccaaaattaaaacatcagctttcatttcctttctcaAGATCAATCATCTTACGTCAAGAACATATTGTTTGAATACATACACTGTAAGATTGTGATATTTTCAAGCTTTGTACTGattttcgtttcttttttctaaaatttttcaagaCTAAGAATTAAAGCATACTCTTCTTTCCACACGAACATCATAAAGTAAGAAGACATATTCTTCAAAGTGTTATTAGTAATAGAGCTATCAGTGAATTGCTCCGTTCTTTGTTGATTACTCCTAAGGTTTGAACACCAAATTCATCATTCCAATTAAAAGAACTAAGATGCTCAAAAACCTTCAAAGAACCagcacataaatatttttttttctttgggggGAGGGGGTTGGTAAATTGCATAAATATAGCTCAAGGCATGAACCAGTACACCTTTTAATACTTATTGGTGTCAAGTTGCATGCAATTTGAGTTCATGGCATAGTATTACGATTTTAGGACAAGGATTATTAATATAACTACTATGGTTCAATTTTCTAACATGCAAGCAAATTGTTTGAAAACAACCCTAGGGTACTGCAAAGTAGCATACCAAGCTTATTGCAACAGTCACTCTGAAGATAgactaaaaacaaaagaaacatagTTTTCCAGCCACAAAGAAACATAATAGTTTTCCAGCCACAAAGAAACAAACTTCCTTGATTTATAACATACTAGTTCGCTGACCGATGACAGCATGTATAAAAAGGAACTTCCAACACCTTCGATGAAAAGCACCAGATTCAGACTACTGGCCTTTGAAGGTAAAGTCGCTTTCAGACATCAAGTTGAGCTCTGCAAAAGAAAGTGTGAAATCTTAGGACGGTAAAACAACCTTTTCTTGACAAATCATGTTGAAATTGTTCGCATCATGAGAAATACAAACTATTCTACTGAGATGAAAGATTGAAACAAAGAAGACAGTGACAGCATTGTACACATCAAATAATACTCAAAAGACTGAAACAAAGAAGATAtacattccttttcttttctgaaGGTAATTAGTAAATGAATGTTAATGATTTGTATTAGGATGAACTTGAAGACAATATCATTCTGGATAAACGGGCCAATACATATGTCTTAACTGCATTTCAAGAATTTGCATTACCTTTTGTGGATTGATACTATCATTAAGGACCTACCGTGAAGTCAATACTAAAGAAATTCAGtctcattttctttccttctgATTAAAGCTGCCAACACTAAGTAATGCTTTATGCCATTCATTTGGAAACAGGAATTATGGTTTTTGTGTTGtttcttttactattattaCCATCAGTATCAAAGCTATCATATGATAATCCTATTTTGAGCCTTATCCTAGCATATAACTGACCTTGGAATGAAGTGCATCAACCATTGAACAATTGACATATTATAGATTTGAAGCAGATGTATAAATGGATACCAGCAAATGCAATTACCAGGCACGGACACTCTAAGAAAAATAAGTTGACTGAATTAGCACGCATACCTTCTGAGCAGATTCGGGAGCCTGATATTTTTTGAATCCCATGAACAGCTTTTCATCTTCCTCTCTCTTATAAAATGTAACTGacattttgatcactcaaaGTCACTAATTAGTTAGCAACATCATATTTCTCAGGTGAAACAAATAAATCTTGAAGctttttttctaataaagtaAATGTGGAGAATCTTtgattatttgatattattaaatagtATCTTTAGAGATTACCGCTGATATTTTGAGAGATTCTAATTAAGAGATATTATTTCCTTAGTTGTTTAATCCTACATGTACATATAGTTGTACATATTTCTAAGAAATATATACTTAGAAATATATACTTTGAGAGAGTTTTTCCTCAATACATTAGAGTATTCATCTCTAATTTCATCAGTAAATCATAGCTGGAAATATTATCTCATGCATGAACTGTCACTACTAAATTTAACATGTAATTCACCTACACATTCAATAATTGGGACTATTGTTTAGCAAGCACAACTATactcaaaatttctaaatttttgggACTAAATAGTAAGATAGAATGAAGAAACTAGAAgtaaaatatacaattcaaaTGCTTGTTCCATGAAAAGGGGATCATTAGACACTTGTATCATTTACCTGTATCACCTGCTTCCCATTCCATCATGATCATGTAATCCTTAAGGCCTTCAAGGACATACATCTTTCCATTAGTATTTGACCAATAACGGTAGAAAACTTCCCAGTCATTTCCTTTTGTATCTTGCACAGTAAGGAAGATTCCTTGTTGCCCCGAAATCTTTGGGAAATAAGCCTGCAGTAGTCTCTTTCAATACAAGAAATACATCTATTCTTTaccaggaaaaaaaaaatcaaatatggtgGATATGCTGTAGCCAGATTAGATCTCatatataatgtatttaatatatatacatataaagaCCAAATTGCAGCTAATATATAGCTCAAATAGTTAAATGCaaatagtagtagtagtagtagtagtagtagtagtagcagcagcagcagcagcagcagcagcagtactagtactaataataataataataataataataatagaaactTAAATTACAGTAAATGCAAATGATGCATTAAAAAACTGCTCAATCACAATCTCCATCaagaaacttaatttattttccaatgcatacaaattgaagaaattaaaagaaaaataataatctgCAAAAACTTACCTCTGCACATCTCTTTGGTAACACAAGGCGCCCATTCCTGGTGTCCACATCACTAGCAGTCAATTTTTTCTCAAACAAAGGGATAAGACTTGATTTGGCCCTGAAATATGATTAAGTCTCAATTTCTAAGAcatcaaattcaatatcaaCCAGGATATTGCATTAAAGCTATATCAAGCTAAATATTAAAGTAACACAGTAAATAAATGTTAGACTACTACAAATGTCATATGGTCAGACAACCAATAATCCTtcaaaaaataaggaaaacaGCACAATAGATATAAAGTCAAGGTTAGGAGTTACTGTCTGCATATTTCCCTAAGCTCCTCTGGGCTGGTCTTTGGCGAGTACCTCGCTTGGATTTGATGTTGTTTAGAGGCATCCTTCCGATTCTTGCGACCCTTCTTCTTACGGGACTTTTTGGTTCCAGCAGGTGAATTCACGGAGGACTCTCCTTCAGTTTCTGCTGCAGGAACTGCTCCGGGAGTAGGAGTGCCTATCTTATCAGGTGAGGCATTGAGTGCAACAGAATCAGGTGATGCAATTGGATCAACCCCTAGTTTTAATTCCAGCAACATGAGTGAAGGAGTCAGTTTTCCTTCCTACTGGAAACCATATAAATGACAAGCTATATTGCTGTAAATGCTGGAGTAGTAAGATAAAATTAAGCAACTTCCACAAGCAGTCCTTGATTTCTTATGAATAAAAAGGATAACAAAAATACTCTTCCTATCAAGAACACTACCCACAATCAGTTGGACTTTCAACTTTAGGATGAATTAAGCAAATCATTTTAGCCTATATTACATTTGTTTGGTATGGGAGTTTTCCGCAATCAGGATTTCATTTGATTGcataagaaaagagaaaaagacaAACTTGTGCAGATCTAAGGGCCTTAAATTTCCCACAATCAGCTGGACTCCAACTTTAGGATGGATTAAGCACATCTTTTAGCCTATATTTTCCCCAACTAAGATTTCATTTGATTTCATAAGCAAGgcgaaaaaaaaaggataaactTGTGCAGATCTACGAGCCTTAAATTTTACAAGTGCTATGAAAATTGTAATATCTCATTCCCCACCTCCTCCCATCCCCACCTTACAACCAAAAGTGAAGACTTTGGATGAGTGTTGAAAACCTTTTTCCTATTCCTAGGAGAAATTTATGAACAATCTATATCAGACTTCATATTTTCATGTACGCCAGTCCATCCCCACTATGAAcagtatttaaaagaaaaaatagttcATTCCAAAATGTAAGATAGATTGAAAATTAACCAGTCACGGTTTCCTCTGTGTCATCCGATGCCTTTGGATGAGAGTCCGATGCCTGCATCTCCTCGGGGTTCGAGAAGGTTGGTGAGTTTCTGTGCAGCGCCTGAAATAGAAAATGTTTTTTAGACTTTGATAACTTCTATTTTTAGATTAACAAGGAATAAGAAGAAATCAAAGTCCAATATATGCTCATTTGAAGtttgaaacatttattttaaggatAATGGCATATTATATAGACTGTAATTCagtataaaatattagttaaacatgaAAAGGGCATGAAAACAAAGATAGAATGGCCAGATAGTTGACTCTTACGAGAGCTTCATTCAAGCAACACTCCAGACATTTCACACCACCAAAGTCCAATATTGCATATGAATGAGCAGCCATGATACATCCGCAATGAATTCCCTGCAGCAAATGGAAGAAAAATTACGCATTAGAGAATAAAGTTTGCAGACTcgaaaatctaattaaatataaataacctGGAGAGAAGTTCTTTTCAATCACCTACATACCTGGGAAAAGAAAATGCAAATTTGATAAGAATTTTCATCTTACCTTGTTACAAGAATCACATTCTCTCCAACCAGAGGCTTCAGGATGAAAAGTCTCACAGAACCTTCCTTCGACAAAAGCAGAACTGAATTTGCAAAAGACAGAGTCAGTTTGTTTATGAACACTACAGAGATAATGAACTCAAATTCTTTTTCCAGGCTTCCCAATGTTACTTTCTTGAGAACACAAATGATGCTAAAATAAGGATACCATATTCAAACAAAAcctatcaaaaaaaatttctaagaaCCAAGCAGATGCATGCGCAAAAATTTAACATAGAATCCATGATGTCAAAAGCAAAGCCTAAGCTCAAGCTTTAATATTGTAAAAACATTGAAGAATCACAAGTAAACCAATGTGAAAAGAAACAAACTGCCACACAAAAATGAAAAGCAGCAATCAGGCAGAAGATGTCCGCCGCAGCAACCTTATTAACAACCTGTTCTAGAAAATAGGCAAgctattacaaataaaaattgttcCGTGCCATCATTAGCATGCAAGAAAATTCAGCCAAAGAAATTTAAGataatattgatatatttatcaCTTTCCTAAATGATGCATTTTAGTTTACAGCATTAAATGTTGAAGCATGTGGCGCACGTGCACAAACTCTAACGCATGAAGAGACAGTTCACAGAGTAAGACAGTAGCGCAAGTAAGGGAAAATGATcaacataatataataacttTTATAGCAACAGCGTGAGTAACGCTACTAAAAGCATAAGAAATACGACGTCGTTTCATTATATAAAGCCCGCCTCGCTGCTCACTATAACCAAACAGATATTTGACAATGCACCAAAAGATTCCAGAAAGAATGCtgattttcttggttttttCTAGTAAGACAAAATTAAACCAACTATGACATACAATCATCATTTTTACCGAAAACATCATACTTTTGAATCCATTTTCATAAATGTTTTAGTCACTCTTAACGGTAAATAGCATTAATGTGTTGCCAAAAGACAATGCACATTATTCAGATTGCCAACATCTGTACTCAAGCAATAAACAGATCTGAATGCATCTCAAAGTGTTTACCTTCTCATGAGAGACTATTATCGATTGGGCCTCTTAGATTATACTTAATACAAGTAAAACGGTTACCGTTTTCTTGACACCATTAATTGTTCCATCATTTTTGAATGAATACCAACTCGATCTCAATATTCGAAAAGCCATTTAAGTCAAAACCAAATACTACATTTTTATCCCCTTAAAAGATGCATACTAATATGGAATGTATTATTACAATGAAAAGCGTTCCTAATAATCATATGGTAAACAGCAATCTACTATTTGGCAAAGAAAGAGCACGAATAATAAAGAAcattctataaatttatatgtatagaagTCCCAAAGATGTTCGGTGCCTCTTAACAATTCAACCTATAACATCAATATTTACTGGCCACACCTAAAGAAATTTCTAGTCCAAACACTGGTAAAACCAGAATTGTGGTTCATCGTTAGACTAGCCCATTCTATTAAATCTTTAGTGAGCTTTACAAAAAGCTCCATATAGAAGGATCTCTTGCACTATATGATTACGTTTTAACATAGAAATACAACCTACATGAAAGGAGCTTCTCAAGATATGAGAGACAGTCTTCTTTATCCAATTAGTTTATGAAATAAAGAACATTATTACGAATAGAGTTAATTATCATCATGAATCAGTGCTTGATGTCCCATATTCTATGCAAATGCCTCAATTTATATTCAAAGTTATGaagaaattgtttaaaataaactGAAGTATTTAGGCTTTGCCACATTTTATGGTGTCCTTATCTTTACTAACAAATACCATTTAATTTCCCTGTGAATTGATGATTACAATTCATAGTCACCCTAGAAGAACTGTTTTCTTTATATTAGtattgtttaaattatgcaTGCACGGACAAGACACGTCATGAGAGGGAAACTAACCATCATGTCCTGCCTTCCTGAAATGCTTATCAAAAACCAACTGTTCTATTAACAAatttctcaaataaataaacaaatataaatgaaataaggaAGGCTAAAGAGAAGCGCACTGATGAAAGTAACTTATTGTAACAAAGGAATTAGATGAATGAGTTACTCATAACAATAATGGAATAGAAACAGAGCTTACTCCATAAATTTGTTATGTGATATCCTATTTACAACTTATTCTAGAATTTCCTGTTACTTTCTTTGGTAGTTGAATCTCCAATTCACCTTAGTCGCCGATATGACAAGAAGCAATAGATAGTATGTGAAGACAAAGAATGGCAGCAAACACCAGGATTTCTTGACCATTTTTCTTCAGCTTGCTCTTCGAACATAATCCGtaaaaggggaaaaagaaagGCAGAATTGACAAATGGAGGGTAAAAAGCCCCCGCAAAACAATACCAAACCTTACTATCAAATTTAGATTAACAAAAAGAAACACAAAAGGAATCCATGTCATCAAAAGGCATAGCAGATCTAAGCAATTAAAATGGGCCTAAACAGCCAAGAACAAGGAAGATAAGTTGTGAGCAACCTGAGGGGGCTTACACTTTACAAGCAGGGGAAGAAATAACCTCTCTATGCATCATATTCcaagaaaacaaaaaccatATTTAAGCACAAAGCAATCCATAGCAGAGAACAGTTTATACCacaaatttaacttcttttcTTCAGATCAACCAAAGTTAATGTGGCCAATTTGTTTTAAACAACAAACCAACATGAAAATTAGGGAACAATACGCCTCTTTCAAATCAAGTTGAAAATGAAACaatttcatcttctttttcACATTGTATCCTTATCTACTAACACAACTTTCAAGTTCTCACATAGTAACACCATAAAAACTCTCAAGCTTTTAATCCTGGCGACAAACAtggaaaaatgtaaatatgtaaGTGTATTAATTATCCATCTTCCTGTTCCTGATATGTCATATGTctgataaataaatacaatactaaaagataaaaattttaactatagaGATTTACGTTGGAATTCCCTATGTtataaacaacaaataaacaaaacagaaaaggaGACAAACCCAATTTTAATTCAGGAGGTTTGGTTGAAAATCTGTATTAAAGAGTTTTAAGTTGAACTTGAAGCCACAACAATCAAAAgtgaaaaccaaaaacaaaacacaaacttTATCTAATCCAAATAGAAAACATCAAAACCCAACAAAAAGAAACAGACACATTCAgaagtgaaaagaaaaacaacatgCATTGGAAAACAAGTGAGATTCAAAGTGAAAGAAAACGTAAAAAAAGCTTACCCACAGGGGTGGCAGAGCAAGGCGAAACTGCCGTCACGAAGCTGCCAACCCGAGAAGAAGACATCAGATTGAGATTGACAATGGAAACAAGTTCCGATAAAAACTGTAGGAGCAGCCATTTCACTCAAACAAACAGTAAACCAAAAGAGAGAGCTTTTGAAAGGATTTCTTTGctgttttcttctcttttacaaTGATATGACACTTACAAGAGTGAACATAAAAAAGGGTATTTGAGATAATGACAGTTTTTTAAGACTACAAATATTTGTCAGAATTTTAGTCGCACTGACATCGACATAGATACGCCCCCGGCTATGCTACTCTGCTCCTCTTCCTATCATTTTTCGGTTACTCTTCCACCCTTTCTGGACCGTTGGATTAATCTAATGgttgagaaaattttattttattataaaaatttgactctttttttgTCTATATTATACGtgtcttcttttttaaaattttgtttcagTAACGCTTCTGGAGACCAAGTgtgaacataaataaatataaattagtaaaaatgaACTACTTTGGTTAATACAGATGCAAAATACCTATTAATcttaaatacatacatgtacaGCTAGGATAAATGATGAATACAGACAATTAAAATGAACTATTTATAGTTAATACAGATTTAAAATACCTGTTAACCTTAAAAAGACACAGGTACAGGTAAGATTTTAGG from Gossypium raimondii isolate GPD5lz chromosome 1, ASM2569854v1, whole genome shotgun sequence harbors:
- the LOC105779582 gene encoding B3 domain-containing transcription repressor VAL1 is translated as MAAHSYAILDFGGVKCLECCLNEALALHRNSPTFSNPEEMQASDSHPKASDDTEETVTGVDPIASPDSVALNASPDKIGTPTPGAVPAAETEGESSVNSPAGTKKSRKKKGRKNRKDASKQHQIQARYSPKTSPEELREICRQAKSSLIPLFEKKLTASDVDTRNGRLVLPKRCAEAYFPKISGQQGIFLTVQDTKGNDWEVFYRYWSNTNGKMYVLEGLKDYMIMMEWEAGDTVTFYKREEDEKLFMGFKKYQAPESAQKSST